gGGAGAATCCGAAAGaatcaaaaaagctgcctttttttgccttcctcaagagtgagggccagccagtgctctcctggttcgtgtgcagggtgtgtgttgactataaaaaaggctggaaatctAAAGGTAACTGATCAGCGGCCCACACTCCGTAAAAAGCATCTCCTAGTAAATGACGTAATAATCCGTCCAAttggtgattgttcatattgtctcagtaatagtccacaagcacctgtcgtttggaattaatctccaaaatagactcgtaacaagcataaacaatgagagtggtagtatggggcagcggttctctgaatctcatttccagtcttaaacttccGTTGGAAATGCACGACAATGCGTCAGCATCTTCGCAggcgttgagattaaaaacaaacaaagagtagccccgctgaaattcctcccggtcgatgcttagaggtaaatctttcaagtgtctccctgtagcggtaaacatattataaaactctctgacggataacccctgattaaattgaggttggaaagctttggcgggcacctgtctcccatcctgacacagagccatgtattcaacgttgttgtgaataaaattgaagggtgacagatctctttttcctgtgaaggcttcatggttcaccatggctatcactagatatttaggcATCGTCCCTAGGAAGagattttcctggttacatattctggaattctcTGGGATGGAGTAGGTTTTTACATTCACGCGTGATAAAGGGTAGAGAGCGTTCCCCCTCATTAAACCTGACGCGTGGCCTAAACGCACGGCAGGGGAAACGGTgattttcttgacaaacaacgagGCCCCAGAAATTAAACCTGAATGTAGTACaatgatgaaattgatgtcTGGGGACAAAGTTTGACaagaaattcaaaacaaatcACGTTGTTCTTCAAAGATGTCTGGTTTGTGATCTTACTAATATAACATGTTTCTCCAGGATTGTCTGTGAAGAAATACGAGGTGAAGCCTTATAGTCTAAAAATACAATACTCTCATCGAAAAAAGTTGAACATCTACTGTCAGGAGACAAACTCAAATCAAATCATGTTGTCCATCATAAAAATctagtttttaatgtttgtaagaGGCcctgagaaacaaaaacagcttcattttgaaaggaaactTACATCATGGAAAAAAGTTCTAACTGAACTTCTGCTGTGTGGAGACAAAGTCCAAACTCAATTTAAGCCATTTTCTCatgttattcatatatttgttaACAGATCTAACGTAGAAATATGTTTCCAAGAGGCTTCGGGATGAAATGACAGCTTTAACCCAGTCGACAAGAAACTCAAGACAAATCATGTTGTTCTTCATAGGTGTTTGGTTTGTGATGTTACTAATATAACACGTTTCTCCAGGATCCTCTGTAAAGAAGAGGAGATTAATCCCTATAGACTGAAAATACAATACTCTCATCGAATGaagttgaacatctgctgtcaggagacaaactcaaatcaaaccatcataaaaatctagtttttaatgtttctaagaGGCCCTGGGAAACAACAACAGcttcattttgaaaggaaactTACATCATAGAAAAATGTTCTAACTGAACATCTATTGTGTGGAGACAAAGTCCAAACTCAATTTAAGTAATTTCTGCAGCATCTCTTGCAACTCctgtgcagattgtgtgaaGAACAAGGAATGAGGGCGTCTGTAATATTATCACCCTAAAGACAGTTTTGAATCGGCGTGTGaatctcctcacacacagagtaaatgaAACCATACAGCTGCCTAAGGCAATTCTCAGtcatctatacatcctgtgtTCCTAAAAGGATCaatgtttcctgctctttctgaaggccctttgtatgaagacagatcaagaaatgtctcttttatggtcttaaggtatatttaaaaaagattatactttaaagtttcacactatcataataggaaattacaataagtgtctttaacactgagcctgatgtcaaatgtactttgacatttgtaagtttctgtgtgaagctcCGTGTTGGAGGTCTGgataataaacatctcaaatgacaagaaagtaaaataaatgttaaatctcagaggctaatctctgcatcaaacacacacacacacacacacacacacgggaacCAGAGAACATCAAGAGGTTGGCATGTTGATATGGACTGTTTGATCATTGCATGGGGGGTGACTCGCATGTcctcactgaccagccgctctgataACACCagagaatggaatgcagcggcctgtgaagatcaagaagAATGGAGGAAGTGTGAATTTAGGCATTTACATAGTATTGTGTACCAGGAGGAGCTCAGGTCATATTACCAACTGCTTCAGATATAGCAGGTACAGCGtgtggagaggtctctgtgctgtgtcaccagatatatctgtattggggatataaatactagttaaagaTGACGCAGAGAATAGGACTTCTGAATCTGACAACGGAGAATGGCTCAAGCATCCGGTAAATTACCTATATCTTTAAAGCTAAATTTTACGCGTTTAAACCTTTAGGCAGAAACATAGGgactttttcattctttgcagtgactctaaacggatggctgaaccttcaagcagaggagtctggtaagtacagatctacattatgtatttttaataatgaaatatctaaaagacttttatttcctaccGTGATTATAAATTTTATCTTTCAGAGTCATCAACTGATACCTCAACATCCGAGACCTCATCTGATactgactcctcatctgtgctttcagaggACGTGGTATTACCCGGTgagttgctacatttttttttacctaaaacttacgcagaatatttatcaaaaacgtTTTTGGCATGCTAGATCTGTGGGGCCATTTGGATcaatatttccaagaagggTTATCGCCATCATCATCGCCACAGGATGACGCAACAGGGCATGCCTCAGATGgtcaaaacattatacattctCTAGAGGCTGCCCGGTTAACCGGAGGAGATCCGGGGGATGCGATACCTAGTCAAAATTTTGAAGAACAACCGCCATTTCACCGGGAGTCTGTCTCAACCACTAATCAACCGCTGATGGCCGCGGAGAGGTCTAGGCCTCAACCAGCGGACAGAGATCCAGGATTCTCATCGGGTCGCAACAACAGGAGAACCAGTTCTGAGAATCCACACCTGAGATCCCACGGGGCTTCCAGCAAAGGATTTCCATCTGCACGCTGTAAgtctatttgctttttaaattgttttacagtacattgtgagACGATTCAATCACGccgtataaatgtaataattacccagAAGGGAACACAATGtactttccttttctctcatttcacATCATAAACATACACggaatgttttgtatgtgttaaATTAAATAGGCCGTCCTTAAAAATGAACTTTCTACAAAGCTGAGTCTCACAAGgtatatttgactgtgtgttgttataAGCTATTAATGGCGTTGGTTGAGTTATAGCGTTatcttggtgttttttaatatacGAATAAGATGCTATAAATTCTggggtttttgcatttgttattctcatcagtctctcttaatgtaaaaacagctgtttttggtccttactcttgtcttcacaacaagttgtgactctctcactcacattcacacacacacacacgcgcgcacacacacgcacacacgcgcgcacatgcacacacacacggtctggctgtttgtttacagaagttaggtgtacaaagtgacaatttgtaaactgtttcagactgtgatttttatcatctgtataaattgcaatgatgttgatttaaggtttttaaaagcgtttgatttgtatgaggtcatggatcaacacacactAGTAGCTATTGATTTGTTAGAGAGTTTAGCACAAAATCTTCAGAATGAGTTGGGTTTTCAAaacgatttaactgaaaatgatttgaatgaaaacaacacagccgctacatctaacagctccgAACAGCCTGTAGATCCTCTCCTTGCATTAAATCAAGCTCTCGCTAACCTTgaacagttagagaatgaatcatcactagACGAAACAATCggaataaataatgtccagcTCGGACAAAGTCCCACTTTATCAGACCCTCAGACACCTCCAAACTACATCGATCTCAACATACCCAGTCCTCCTGTGCAGCAAGGAGGTACTCATATTTCCCCACAACCACGCGTTGTGCGGCGAAGCCgatttgcaaattatcaaatcagacagttgttaaactttccaCCCCCTCTTAACGCAGATGGAATAGTGGATTACAGCGTTTATTACAACACAGCCTTACAGCATGCTGATGCGTTGCTACAACAAGCATTAGCATATGTGACTCCTCAAGACGCGGTACATTCAGAGCTGCGTGGGCAAAATCTCCATAGTAACGTCTCGGTCGTCTTATCTAATGACGAGCTCCCCAGCCTAGCCGACTTTGAAAGGCTCTTACTCCGTGTTGTGCAGTCTAATTGGGCCGTTATGGCCGATGGTCAGCTAGAACTTGTTGTAGAAGTGATCCAGAACCAACAGGGGTGTGGGGAAACGATTTCTTGGGAAAATGCTAGACAgtgaaatcatttaaaaaaaaagacgttttcTCTACATTgtccacaacagagagaatcaactatgttttgccatctgtctggctgTACTATTGTGCTATGaatggtaatggtaaacaacacaaatgtcagactgcgaaatgtaaaatttgcgacgagaaattgaactctgactctgactctgagactgaggttcatcagtgctacatccaaaccataccccctgaaacaaaacacaatgaaaaagtggtgttttatgattttgaaacctacGTTGACGAGAATGGCGTTCACGTtccgtttttagtgtgtacacgaaccttagatggtaaaacatggagggtacagattgtgccaaagagtttctactgcatttcagacgacctttgtacaaaattacagtgtttatagcacacaatgcccgcggttttgacagctatctccttatcaaagccatggtcgaacagggattaaagccctctttgattatgcaaggatcaaaagtaatttgtatcACCGATAtcgattacaaacaaagatacatcgaCTCTCTATCCTTTTTAACCATGCGTTTAGCTAATTTCCCGAAAGCGCTCggtttcagtgataaagtaaaggggtactttcctcatggtttcagctcagaggcccatttGAGGTTATACAGGTGAGTACCCTCCCCCTCAGGCTTACGGTATTGAgaccatgacaacggagcaactaacagacttttacagttggtaTGCGACGGTGCGGcacggcacattcaacttcatgaaagaggctcgcctctattgtcaaaatgatgtagacattctcgctgagggttgcatgcttttcagaaaacagtatatctCTGAAACCGCTGTTTACCCCTTCAGCCGTGCGACCATTGCGTCGGCATGCATGTAGGTctttctgacaaactttctaccacctaaaacattagcaatcccctctccggacgactacaggcgtcagttcaaaacattttcaaacgccggtatccagtggttagagtggttgtcacacacccgcggcatccctatccaacatgctttaaataagggggaaaaacagctggggcgCTTCTTTGTAGACGGGTATGCTGAAATCgctggggtgaaatatgcctatgagtttctaggatgtttctatcaACGTCCCTTCGGAGAGTTGCAGACGCGCTACGAGGAGAAATTACGTGAGTTAGAAGCCAcgcacaaggtaaaactcatcatcatgcgtgAGCATACGTGGACGATGTTGAAAAAATCTCATCACGGGCTGAAGGaatttctcaaacaatataaggcTCCACAGCCGCTGTCACCCCGCAAAGCTTTGTACGGAGGgcgtacctctgctataaagttaagacacaccgctgcgtcgaacaagacaatctcttatgtagatgtgacatctctctatccttactgtaacaccaacttcccctatcctctcggacaccctgaaataatctataaagatttccaagaacctcaaagctactttgggctaatcagggcaagggtctacccgccgagagagttgtactttccagtcctgccctATAGAACGACGGGGgctaagcttgtgtttaccctttgccGAGCATGCGCCgagctcaatttgcaggagggtccgtGTCGGCATAGCGATGATAACAGGGCGTTGACAggtgtctgggtcactcctgaatttaacaaggctttggagatgggctatcggatagctgaaataactgaggtatggcactttgatagacgCAGTGATTCTAGTTTTGTtgactatatgcacacttttctgaaaggtaaacaggaagcttcgggTTACCCATCCGACActgtagatcaggaaagcagagaaaagcacatcagtgactatcatgcaaaccaagggattttgctggaggcggataaaatcagaccaaaccctgctaaaagacaagtgtctaaattatgtctgaactccttttggGGTAAGTTCGCACAGAGatgcaatcaaacacaaaccaaactagtcacagacccggaagaattctttaacctcatgttttctgaagaatataaagtcaagtacttctccttcgtcagtgacaaagtggctttggttcagtggtcttACGGAGACTGCTGTATCCCGCtaccaaacaaggtagataacgtttttatagccactttcaccacagcctacggACGTCTGACTTTGTACAGGTATTTGGAACAGTTGCAAGACAGTCCTTTACTGCGACACAAacagcctcatctatgtcacaaaagagggagagacactgctcaagctgggtaattacctgggagatttgacggatgagttagggggagatagcatcaaagaatttgtggcgGCGGGTCCAGAAAGGGTATTTAATCATCGATCTCACACCCGGCTGcccagaacaatacagactaaGGACGGGAATACTCCCCCATCAGTAGCCCGTCGTCTATCTACCTAAATCCAAGTCCTGATCCAGTATGTCGGTACTGCAGCAGTTGAATATAttggctcaacaaatgtttcccggACGTTAAAAAGAAACGCGCCTATATGTCACGCCACGCCTCGGAAACGTAAAGATATTCTCAACCATTGTTCATCTGACTTTCTGCAGTCAAACAccaggctctgagaaaacagtctggaggttttcttttacctttactGTCAGCGGTGGTGCCGATATTTGGAGAGCTGTTGGGAGGGcttattagaagataaatcatgagtcaaaagatgtttttgatttcgcCACAACAGCTAAACCGTCTGAGTCAGTCGGTAGCTTCTGCTCCCGGCGC
This sequence is a window from Siniperca chuatsi isolate FFG_IHB_CAS linkage group LG5, ASM2008510v1, whole genome shotgun sequence. Protein-coding genes within it:
- the LOC122876735 gene encoding uncharacterized protein LOC122876735 isoform X3 — its product is MAQASVTLNGWLNLQAEESESSTDTSTSETSSDTDSSSVLSEDVVLPDLWGHLDQYFQEGLSPSSSPQDDATGHASDGQNIIHSLEAARLTGGDPGDAIPSQNFEEQPPFHRESVSTTNQPLMAAERSRPQPADRDPGFSSGRNNRRTSSENPHLRSHGASSKGFPSARWFFIPTPTLLPFAPAHHACFTLIGSC
- the LOC122876735 gene encoding uncharacterized protein LOC122876735 isoform X2 produces the protein MAQASVTLNGWLNLQAEESESSTDTSTSETSSDTDSSSVLSEDVVLPDLWGHLDQYFQEGLSPSSSPQDDATGHASDGQNIIHSLEAARLTGGDPGDAIPSQNFEEQPPFHRESVSTTNQPLMAAERSRPQPADRDPGFSSGRNNRRTSSENPHLRSHGASSKGFPSARCSFPSFALRLFDTTRFSTDQSTDVSVAFGVRGPNVSPFSSW
- the LOC122876735 gene encoding uncharacterized protein LOC122876735 isoform X1, giving the protein MAQASVTLNGWLNLQAEESESSTDTSTSETSSDTDSSSVLSEDVVLPDLWGHLDQYFQEGLSPSSSPQDDATGHASDGQNIIHSLEAARLTGGDPGDAIPSQNFEEQPPFHRESVSTTNQPLMAAERSRPQPADRDPGFSSGRNNRRTSSENPHLRSHGASSKGFPSARCKSICFLNCFTVHCETIQSRRINVIITQKGTQCTFLFSHFTS
- the LOC122876735 gene encoding uncharacterized protein LOC122876735 isoform X4 — encoded protein: MAQASVTLNGWLNLQAEESESSTDTSTSETSSDTDSSSVLSEDVVLPEAARLTGGDPGDAIPSQNFEEQPPFHRESVSTTNQPLMAAERSRPQPADRDPGFSSGRNNRRTSSENPHLRSHGASSKGFPSARCKSICFLNCFTVHCETIQSRRINVIITQKGTQCTFLFSHFTS